The following are encoded in a window of Roseimaritima ulvae genomic DNA:
- the dnaN gene encoding DNA polymerase III subunit beta, whose product MKIICEREPLAAAFQLAASVAPARSPKEILQNVKLTVADNVATFTATDMEVGIRLEMVEGLEVETDGAALLPVARTNAILRESSDEKITIETDDSGVKILGSRSKFRLPGANPDEFPRVVGFDEESYHEIPVRLFRQMVKRTVFATDAESSRYALGGVLLELDGESVLAVGTDGRRLARMQGTGTSVGDHKTTGTSTIVPTRAIQLMERAVSDQDETVQLAARANDLLLRTSRCTIYSRLVEGRYPNWRQVFPQRENASQIDMTVGPLFAALRQAAIVTDQESRGIDFTFADGTLTMEANTAEIGESQVELPIAYDGESVTLTMDHRFVADFCKVLDAESGFILEIETSGSPALLSTEDGYGYVIMPMARDR is encoded by the coding sequence ATGAAAATCATTTGCGAACGAGAACCTTTGGCGGCTGCGTTTCAATTGGCTGCCAGCGTCGCCCCGGCACGTTCCCCCAAAGAGATCCTGCAGAACGTCAAATTAACGGTTGCCGACAACGTGGCGACGTTTACCGCTACGGATATGGAAGTTGGCATTCGATTGGAAATGGTCGAAGGCTTGGAGGTCGAAACCGATGGGGCGGCCCTGCTGCCGGTGGCCCGGACCAACGCCATTTTGCGGGAAAGCAGCGACGAGAAGATCACCATCGAAACCGATGACTCGGGCGTCAAAATCCTGGGCAGCCGCAGCAAGTTCCGCTTGCCCGGTGCCAATCCCGACGAATTCCCGCGGGTCGTTGGCTTTGACGAAGAATCCTATCACGAGATTCCCGTGCGGTTGTTCCGGCAGATGGTCAAGCGAACCGTGTTCGCCACCGATGCCGAATCCAGCCGCTATGCCCTCGGCGGGGTACTGCTGGAGCTGGACGGAGAGTCCGTGTTGGCGGTCGGGACCGATGGACGACGGTTGGCAAGAATGCAAGGCACCGGCACCTCGGTCGGGGACCACAAGACCACCGGGACCAGCACGATCGTGCCGACCCGGGCGATCCAGTTGATGGAACGAGCCGTCTCGGACCAGGACGAAACGGTCCAATTGGCCGCTCGGGCCAACGACCTGCTGCTGCGAACCAGCCGCTGCACGATCTATTCGCGGTTGGTCGAAGGCCGCTATCCCAATTGGCGACAGGTGTTCCCCCAACGCGAAAACGCTTCGCAGATCGACATGACGGTGGGTCCGTTGTTTGCCGCCTTGCGACAGGCCGCGATCGTGACCGATCAAGAAAGTCGTGGCATCGATTTCACGTTTGCCGACGGCACGTTGACGATGGAAGCCAACACGGCCGAAATCGGTGAGTCGCAGGTGGAGTTGCCGATCGCTTACGATGGCGAATCGGTGACCCTGACGATGGACCATCGCTTCGTCGCGGACTTCTGCAAAGTGTTGGACGCCGAGAGCGGATTCATTTTGGAAATCGAAACCAGCGGCTCCCCTGCCCTGCTCAGTACCGAAGACGGCTACGGGTATGTGATCATGCCGATGGCCCGCGACCGCTAA
- a CDS encoding DUF721 domain-containing protein, which translates to MAKAKANDHYSDDRRNSKYPRKIGSIVNQLIARRGYAQVTANEQLQQVVGEAVGKDLAATVRVGNLKRGVLELYASDSVTMQELTFLKRKILRSINKAMPDGGVKNLRFRISGSG; encoded by the coding sequence ATGGCCAAAGCCAAAGCCAACGACCACTACTCGGACGATCGACGCAATTCGAAATACCCGCGAAAAATCGGGTCGATCGTCAATCAGTTGATCGCCCGCCGCGGCTACGCTCAAGTCACCGCCAACGAACAGCTGCAACAGGTGGTCGGCGAAGCGGTTGGCAAAGACTTGGCGGCCACGGTTCGCGTGGGCAATCTCAAACGCGGCGTGTTGGAACTGTATGCGTCGGATTCGGTGACGATGCAGGAATTAACTTTTTTGAAACGTAAGATCCTCCGCAGTATCAACAAAGCGATGCCCGATGGGGGCGTCAAAAATCTGCGGTTTCGTATCAGTGGGAGTGGATAA
- a CDS encoding purine-nucleoside phosphorylase, which produces MLDLFDKIEEAKAAIEQVWDQRPRAAIILGTGLGGLVEDIEVQATIAYEDIPHFPKSTATSHRGRLVCGMLQGIPVVAMEGRFHMYEGYPLKQITLPVRVFKALGAELLVVSNACGGLNPYFQSGDIMVIEDQINLMGDNPLIGINDDRLGPRFPDMCEPYDQQLVDRVLDVARRENIPAHKGVFVAVAGPNLETRAEYRFLRTIGADVVGMSTVPEVIVAVHSGLKVVGLSVVTDMCLPDVLQPVNVEEIIATANRAEPHLRTLVRGAINTLAEIRLA; this is translated from the coding sequence ATGCTGGACCTGTTCGACAAAATTGAAGAAGCCAAAGCCGCGATCGAGCAGGTTTGGGATCAACGCCCGCGAGCTGCGATCATTTTGGGAACCGGTCTGGGCGGCTTGGTCGAAGACATCGAAGTCCAAGCCACGATCGCTTACGAAGACATTCCCCACTTCCCCAAATCCACCGCGACCAGCCATCGCGGTCGCTTGGTGTGTGGCATGTTGCAGGGGATTCCCGTGGTCGCCATGGAAGGTCGCTTCCACATGTACGAAGGCTACCCGCTGAAACAGATCACTCTGCCGGTGCGGGTGTTCAAAGCACTGGGTGCCGAGCTGTTGGTGGTCTCCAACGCCTGTGGTGGCTTGAATCCGTACTTCCAGTCCGGCGACATCATGGTCATCGAAGACCAGATCAACCTGATGGGCGACAACCCGTTGATCGGCATCAATGATGATCGCTTGGGGCCGCGGTTCCCCGACATGTGTGAACCCTACGATCAGCAGCTGGTCGACCGCGTGTTGGATGTCGCTCGGCGAGAAAACATCCCGGCCCACAAAGGCGTGTTTGTGGCCGTGGCGGGACCCAACTTGGAGACCCGCGCGGAGTACCGGTTTTTGCGGACGATCGGCGCTGACGTAGTGGGCATGAGCACGGTTCCGGAAGTCATCGTGGCGGTGCACAGCGGGCTGAAAGTGGTGGGCTTGTCGGTCGTTACCGACATGTGCCTTCCCGACGTCCTGCAGCCGGTGAACGTGGAAGAGATCATCGCCACGGCCAATCGCGCCGAACCGCATCTGAGAACGCTGGTCCGAGGAGCGATCAACACGCTGGCGGAAATCCGGTTGGCATAA